Proteins from a genomic interval of Dehalococcoidia bacterium:
- a CDS encoding acetyl-CoA carboxylase carboxyltransferase subunit alpha/beta — MMKGFFDKILPRRPERLEHGAFDKMNTCLYCGGNLLSNDTFERFRICPECGYHYQISAYDRIALIADNESFIEMNRSLASLDPLSFSGETSYKKRVFEAQKRTGLPEAVVTGVCQIEGTWTVMVVLDFSFLGGGMGCVVGEKVALAFEHALKKRLPLVAVVSSGGARVQEGVLALMQMAKTAAAAKQFIDTNLPFISVLTNPTTGEVYSSFANLADIIVAEPGALIGFAPMRLVAEMEGGTLPPDTHTAEAHLKHGLIDLIVERPRLRELLAVLLDQLLSQYRISIKRRFGPYPPIKTHRESAWKSVQLARHEDRPTSLDYIGRICSSFIELHGDRCFGDDESVVCGLADIGGGTVVVIAQERGHGDMGKKGWIYPEGFRKAQRAMKLAAKFMLPVVTFIDTPGAYPGLNSEERGVGNAIAQCLAQMSDLPVPIVAVIIGEGGSDGALAFGVADRILMLENAIFSVIPPERAASLLYRDSSKAEEVATALKLTAKDCSDLGVIDVIVPEPKGGAHVSPDEAARQLKKYILNEMVQLQGTFWSRLTKNRYEKYRGMGRYNSRLRVAFSKERAQLSEYISLKVDELKERRASRSDGGELKEGAQSPDEEGKHKEPPESK; from the coding sequence ATGATGAAGGGCTTCTTCGATAAGATTCTGCCGCGGCGGCCGGAGCGTCTAGAGCACGGCGCCTTCGATAAGATGAACACCTGCCTGTACTGCGGCGGGAACCTTCTATCGAACGACACGTTCGAGCGCTTCCGAATATGTCCCGAGTGCGGCTACCACTATCAGATATCGGCCTACGACCGTATCGCGCTCATAGCGGACAATGAGAGCTTTATCGAGATGAACAGGTCGCTGGCCTCGCTCGATCCGCTGTCCTTCTCGGGCGAGACGTCGTATAAGAAGCGCGTCTTCGAGGCGCAGAAGAGGACCGGCTTGCCCGAGGCCGTGGTCACCGGTGTGTGCCAGATAGAGGGCACCTGGACTGTTATGGTGGTGCTGGACTTCAGCTTCCTGGGCGGAGGCATGGGTTGTGTGGTGGGCGAGAAGGTGGCGCTGGCCTTTGAGCATGCCCTTAAGAAACGGCTGCCGCTTGTGGCCGTAGTGTCGAGTGGAGGCGCGCGAGTGCAGGAGGGCGTGCTGGCGCTGATGCAGATGGCCAAGACGGCGGCTGCGGCCAAACAGTTCATCGATACGAACCTGCCCTTTATATCGGTTCTCACCAATCCCACCACTGGCGAGGTTTATTCCAGCTTCGCCAATCTGGCCGATATCATCGTTGCCGAACCCGGGGCGCTCATAGGCTTCGCTCCCATGAGGCTGGTGGCGGAGATGGAGGGAGGAACACTGCCTCCCGATACGCATACGGCTGAAGCTCATCTGAAACACGGGTTGATCGACCTGATCGTGGAACGCCCAAGGCTGCGCGAGCTGCTGGCCGTGCTGCTGGACCAGCTTTTATCTCAGTATCGAATATCGATCAAGAGAAGGTTCGGGCCATATCCGCCGATAAAGACGCACAGGGAATCGGCGTGGAAGAGCGTCCAGCTTGCCAGGCACGAGGACCGGCCCACGTCGCTGGATTACATCGGCAGGATATGTTCCAGCTTCATCGAGTTGCACGGGGACCGCTGCTTCGGCGATGACGAGTCGGTGGTCTGCGGGCTGGCGGATATCGGCGGCGGAACCGTCGTTGTTATCGCTCAGGAGCGCGGACACGGGGACATGGGCAAGAAGGGCTGGATATATCCTGAGGGCTTCCGCAAGGCGCAGCGAGCCATGAAACTGGCGGCCAAGTTCATGCTGCCCGTGGTGACATTTATCGATACCCCGGGCGCCTACCCCGGCCTGAACTCCGAGGAACGGGGGGTGGGCAACGCCATTGCACAGTGCCTGGCCCAGATGTCGGATCTGCCCGTGCCTATAGTGGCCGTGATCATAGGTGAGGGCGGCAGCGACGGCGCGCTGGCCTTCGGTGTCGCCGACCGCATACTGATGCTGGAGAACGCCATCTTTTCGGTGATACCGCCGGAGAGGGCCGCCAGCCTTCTCTACCGGGATTCCAGCAAGGCGGAGGAGGTCGCCACGGCACTGAAGCTGACGGCGAAGGACTGCTCTGACCTCGGCGTGATTGATGTGATTGTGCCGGAACCCAAGGGTGGGGCTCACGTCTCGCCCGATGAGGCGGCGCGCCAACTGAAGAAATACATATTGAACGAGATGGTTCAGTTGCAGGGGACTTTCTGGAGCCGGCTGACCAAGAACAGGTATGAAAAGTATCGCGGCATGGGAAGATATAACTCGCGGTTGAGGGTTGCTTTCTCCAAGGAGAGGGCACAGCTTTCCGAGTATATTTCACTGAAGGTGGATGAGCTCAAGGAGCGCAGGGCTTCTCGTTCGGATGGCGGTGAACTAAAGGAAGGGGCTCAATCGCCTGACGAAGAAGGAAAGCATAAAGAGCCGCCCGAGAGCAAATAG
- a CDS encoding DNA translocase FtsK: MGEAKDKGSTKHRQGTGRSAVFYVVIVLTVLVAAAVLLFCFYKPARSPFVDTFGYGLIPLGIFILAVMWFLFRRWIRQLFEKMHVPAFLHDINVWLGIISMVFAVFGILAFFDMGGKLGDVIITDSFIVGFLIVLGLIFLGIILIWPRRCWALVVYLARSIAKIYKRYPLHSYLWRALCRPFIYVKEHPIERKPKPIQVTAVRTDIGVQETEVVQPKEKPAKKEKKIPAPVEDKTEAVNIVEPAVRAGGEESRWQLPSLTLLEREPEAQKPAVDTERGARIIEEALASYGVEAKVVESNVGPAVTQYGVEPGWDRKFKEIKEKDKDGNITIRQKEVSKTRVKVERIASLANDLALALESPSLKIEAPIPGKAMVGIEVPNPTASTVALRSIIETGTFQKVKAKTKLPLALGKGMSGESIVADLTKMPHLLIAGATNSGKSICMKSIIATILMYDSPEEVRFIMVDPKRVELVSFNNVPHLLTPVIVDHEKAVASLRWLVREMDDRYKRLAAVGARDIESYNKSPRVDKPLAYLMLFIDELAELMMTAPDDTERMLCRLAQLARATGIHLIVATQRPSVDVVTGLIKANFPARISFAVASQIDSRTILDTVGAEKLLGRGDMLFLPPDAPKPRRLQGTYVSEAEIEKLVSFWIGQHPREAGVQLLPDLDTQAAAGDRVPEDALLQQAIGLTAGLNNISTSFLQRRLGVGYPRAAKIMDLLEEKGIVAPGEPGKSRQVLMKQDIKKQTDVKKQDAAEGDAI; the protein is encoded by the coding sequence ATGGGAGAAGCGAAGGACAAAGGGTCGACGAAGCATCGGCAGGGGACGGGCCGCAGCGCCGTTTTCTATGTTGTGATAGTCCTGACCGTACTGGTTGCGGCGGCGGTGCTGCTGTTCTGTTTCTACAAGCCGGCGCGAAGCCCGTTCGTCGATACATTCGGATACGGGCTCATCCCGCTGGGCATCTTCATCCTCGCCGTTATGTGGTTCCTTTTCCGTCGCTGGATCCGCCAATTGTTCGAGAAGATGCACGTTCCCGCCTTCCTGCATGACATCAACGTCTGGCTCGGCATCATCTCTATGGTCTTTGCCGTCTTCGGCATACTGGCGTTCTTCGATATGGGCGGGAAGCTGGGCGACGTCATTATCACCGATTCGTTCATCGTCGGGTTCCTCATCGTTCTCGGGCTCATATTTCTCGGCATAATACTTATATGGCCGAGAAGGTGCTGGGCTCTGGTCGTGTACCTAGCCCGCTCGATCGCGAAAATCTATAAGCGTTATCCTCTCCACAGCTATCTGTGGCGCGCTCTGTGCCGGCCGTTCATCTATGTCAAAGAGCATCCCATAGAGCGTAAACCCAAGCCGATACAGGTCACGGCGGTTCGTACCGATATCGGCGTGCAGGAGACTGAAGTCGTACAGCCGAAAGAGAAGCCCGCGAAGAAAGAGAAGAAAATTCCGGCCCCGGTCGAAGACAAGACCGAAGCAGTTAATATTGTCGAGCCGGCGGTGCGTGCGGGAGGGGAGGAGAGCAGGTGGCAGCTTCCATCCCTGACGCTGCTCGAGCGGGAGCCCGAGGCGCAGAAGCCGGCGGTGGACACCGAGCGCGGGGCGCGCATCATAGAGGAGGCGCTGGCCAGCTACGGCGTTGAGGCCAAGGTGGTTGAGTCCAACGTGGGCCCGGCTGTGACGCAGTACGGCGTGGAGCCGGGGTGGGACCGCAAGTTCAAGGAGATAAAGGAAAAGGACAAGGACGGCAATATCACTATTCGACAGAAAGAGGTCTCCAAGACCAGGGTCAAGGTCGAGCGCATCGCCTCGCTGGCCAACGACCTGGCGCTGGCGCTGGAGTCGCCTTCCCTTAAGATAGAGGCGCCGATACCGGGCAAGGCCATGGTCGGCATCGAGGTGCCGAACCCCACGGCATCCACGGTGGCGCTGAGGAGCATAATAGAGACGGGCACTTTCCAGAAGGTAAAGGCCAAGACAAAACTGCCGCTGGCACTGGGCAAAGGCATGTCCGGGGAGAGCATCGTTGCGGACCTAACCAAGATGCCGCACCTGCTGATAGCCGGCGCCACCAACAGCGGCAAGAGCATCTGCATGAAATCCATCATCGCTACGATATTGATGTATGACAGCCCCGAGGAGGTGCGCTTCATCATGGTGGATCCGAAGCGGGTGGAGCTGGTGTCCTTCAATAATGTGCCGCACCTGCTGACCCCGGTGATAGTCGATCACGAGAAGGCTGTGGCCAGCCTTAGATGGCTGGTGCGTGAGATGGATGATCGCTACAAGAGGCTGGCCGCGGTCGGAGCCAGGGATATAGAGTCCTACAACAAGAGCCCGCGTGTCGATAAGCCGCTGGCGTATCTGATGCTCTTCATCGACGAGCTGGCCGAGCTTATGATGACAGCGCCCGATGACACGGAACGCATGCTGTGCCGTCTGGCGCAGCTGGCGCGGGCCACCGGCATCCATCTAATAGTAGCCACGCAGCGCCCCTCGGTCGATGTCGTGACTGGATTGATCAAGGCCAATTTCCCGGCGCGCATCAGCTTTGCCGTGGCCTCGCAGATCGATTCGCGCACCATCCTCGACACCGTAGGCGCGGAGAAGCTGCTGGGACGCGGCGACATGCTGTTCCTGCCGCCCGATGCGCCCAAGCCGAGGCGGCTTCAGGGCACATACGTATCGGAGGCCGAGATCGAAAAGCTCGTCAGCTTCTGGATAGGCCAGCACCCCAGGGAGGCCGGCGTGCAGCTGCTGCCGGATCTGGATACCCAAGCGGCCGCCGGCGACAGGGTCCCGGAGGACGCCTTACTGCAGCAGGCCATAGGTTTAACGGCTGGGCTGAACAACATATCAACATCATTCTTGCAGAGACGGCTGGGCGTGGGCTACCCGCGCGCCGCCAAGATAATGGATCTGCTTGAGGAGAAGGGCATTGTGGCCCCCGGCGAGCCGGGGAAATCGCGTCAGGTGCTGATGAAACAGGATATTAAGAAACAAACGGATGTTAAGAAGCAAGATGCCGCGGAGGGCGATGCGATATGA